In Salvelinus sp. IW2-2015 linkage group LG8, ASM291031v2, whole genome shotgun sequence, the sequence taaataaataaatgagaagTTATGCGTCAAGGTTATTATCagttttctgcatatgcattttCAGCGTTCTGCCTGTCTGTAGCTGCGAAGTGTATAATATGTTCTTAGCTAGTTTTTCATAGTACATTAATGCTTATTACTTAATAAGAGAACATTTCGTTTATACTCGGTAGCTGTGATTGATAAATTGTGTAGGTCGGAAGCATGGAGGAGCACTAGATCTATGTGGACGAGCACCATAGCTCCGCCCTGTATTAACCATAACAACAAGGGACGCTCTCTTTTCATTGGCTGTTTGTATCTCATGATAGTTAGCTAGCTTTGAGCTAGCAATGCTATTCGTGGACCAAGCCCGCTACTTTCGTGACCACTAGGATTAAAACTCAAAATAGGATTGGCTAAATTACTAACAGTTGACTGCTGTAATCCTCACAGCAAGTGTTGATGTGAAACACGGAAGTATTCAAGTACCAATGTgatgtttgttttattatctttaacGGTAGCTAGCAACAATGGATGCTAATTTCTTCAATTTGGCCATCGCTTGCTAACTAGAAAATATTCGCTAGCTTGCTAGCGCGAGTCGTGGCAAACAACTTGGAGTAAAAAGCAATGTTGACAAATTAACTTGCCAACGCTAGGTGTCAAGAAGAGGAAGCATAGACTTACGAGCCAGCTAAATGGGGTTCTCTTACTGGGCCTTTACGTCGGATACTGATTTCACAGGTATTGTGTTATTGCCGTTTTATTATGGCAGTAAATAGCCTATACTTTTCAGATGGCCAACGCGTCAGTTACCATGTTAgggtgtgtgtcactgtgtgataGAGTTGCTATGAATCTCACTAGAGTTTGGCAATGACAATCAAGTGTGAAATCGTTTTAAAAATAGACACCTGTACTAGTTATGTGAACGGTGGCTATTGTTGCCTTGCTATACGATAGTCCACTATCAGAGACCGCACAGATGGAGTATTTGGTGTATATTTGGTGGCGACAGCTTGTCAAGGAATACTATCAGAAAACATCAGCAGGCGAGCATGACCTCATTCCTAAAGTTTAAGAGCTAGACGTGACCTGAAGACGAAATGTAAAGAGGGTGATCATGTTACCTTGACTAACGTTAAAGCTCAGTGCTGTTTCCTGGAAATGTGTTCTATTTATTCTGACTATGAGGGCATTTAATTAATAACTTTGTTTCCAACAGCAATGTGAGCCATTTTGGGAAAGACCCCTGAATGCTCCATCCTGTTTGATATGGCTCAGATTTTATGCACCCACCAGGAAACCCAGAATGGGACCGCTTTGGAAATAGAGGGGCAGGGAGGTTTGGACAAGGCAGGAGGTAACCTTCTCTGTTTCCTAAAGTCTACACtgacattgtgaatacgtagttTATTGTTACTTCGTGTTCTGTTTCAGAAGAGGAACACTGTTGCGTGGTATTGATACTACTCTTTGTCTCCATCCAAATAAAACAGAGACATCCCTTGTGAATGAGAACCCAGAACCCTTTTCTTCTGAAGATGAACAGGTAAGTGACTAACATTCTCAATTAAATATTTTGTGGTATGCTTAAGtcaatgtaaaaaacattaagTTATGGTTTTATTATTGACCATTCTCTCTTATTTCAGAAGAGACTAATTGCTTTGTCAGATGATGACTTTCTTTCAAAGGACAAGCTTGATGGTATGGGCAACGCCTTCTTTGTTACTGTTTTGATAGTTGACACCTGAGCTTTGATAGTTACAACACCTGAGCTATGTAAATAGAAACAAATTGATAAGAGGACCATGCTGTTTGTGTGGCATTACAGTAGCACTATACTCCTGTCATCTTCAGCTTCTTGGTCCCAGAGTTGCCCCTTCACCAAGTCTCTGCAGAAGGCGGAGGCCCTGCTGAGGACTCGCTTCAACCCCAGCCTGAGGTGGCTACTGAGGCAGAAAAGTGATGATATGTGGGAATTTGAGAACCGGGATACCTTTGTAGCGTGCCAGAACCTCACTTCTCAGTCGTCTAGCAGGCTGCAGCGGCTAGACCAGGGCATGCTGGGTCTCAGTCCACAGTGCCAAGTGTTGCGGGGGCCACGGACAGGCCAGCTGCAGAGTTGCGTCAGGGGCCTCACTACAGAGGGAAGTTTCTACCACCACCCTCCAGCCGCTACCCTCAGCCAGCACTATGGGCAGCTGCAGTACCTACTGGAACAGCGGGCTCAGCTCCTTTTCCTCCATGAGTATGCCCGGCGCACCAGAGTCACCACTGTGTATGTTGACAAACTGACTAGCCTGCTGGAGCGGGAGCTAGGTTTGTTGATGGACAGGAGTCGAGTCCTGGAGCGACCAAACTCTGCCTGGAGCTTTGGGATGGGAGGCCTGTGCCAGGAACTACGTATCCACGTGAGCCATTGGGATGCTCTATGTGCCAAAGCCCAGTCTGACGTCTGGCTGAGAACTGTTCTGTTCCAGAGGACAGAGACCCTTGCTGTCATGCGGCGGACACTGAGAGTGCTGGGACTTCAGGCCCTGGTTCTGATGGAACGTTGTATCTATACAGCCCTCTCCGCTCTGGCCTCAGCTCAGCTGGCCAGGGTGCCTAGAGATGCCTTAGAGGACCTGCTGGCTGGGGCAGAGGTCTTTAACCAGGTACTGGAGGAGCAGAGATTCCAGCATAGAGGCTCGCGGTGGAGAACTCAGACCCTGCAGCTGTCTGACTGGCCTGGGCTGTCTAGTAGGCAGCCCACCCGGAGGGGTAGCCTTCCTGCACCGTTCCCAGTGGTTGAACTGATGAGGATATTGGCAGAGCACAGGGGGCAGATCGCGGCAGAGCAGCTGTACCAATGGGCTTCCCAACAGAGCTTCCTCCACTCCCAGGCCCTGCACACTGGAGCCCCAGCCCCTACGTGGGAGAAATTAAAACTGTTATTCCCGCTGCTTTCCGCTCTACACCCCTCAGAGCCCAGTCCTGATGGGCTCACACTGGAGAACCTCCCTGGGCCCTCTTCAGATGAATCCAGGTTGGGAAAGCCCTGTCCCTGCTCCTTTGATCTCCCCTTTACAGCCTTCATCCGTCAGGACCGAAAGTCTCTAGAAATTCTCTTCCAGGCCCTGGTGTCCTCCACAGACCTGCTGGCTCCACACATCCCCAACAGACCCAGGCCGGAGTGGACCAACACCCCAGAACATTCTCCCAGGTGCTGTGAGGGAGAGTCCTCACCCACAGATGAGGCCAGGCAGGAGATAAAGAGACCCAAGTCAGTCCAGTCTGGGGCCTGTGTGGAGCTCTTTGGTCATTACAGGACAATGCTGTGGAGGGAGTTTGGCAAAGCCGTCATCCAGCGCTTCCACCAGCCACCAAAGAGAGACCCTTTGGGCAGTGTTAACCAGTGGAACGACCAGATGGTTTTCCAGCTTGTGATGTGGCTCAACCATGGCTGTAGAGGAGGTAACAAATGCTGCCTGTTTTTAATCAGTTGATGTGTGACTGTGACACACTTTCAATAAATAATAGTTGAATGCCTTGCAGAGCTCATCCCTGAGGAGTGTAGAGGAGTGGTTGATGACTTCAGCTTACAGCTCCTGTCCAACACTGCTTTTAGGCACTGGGACGAGGGTCAGTTTCTGTGTTTAAAACATCCTTAATACAGTGTAATTTGACATCCATCTGCATCAtgtagttacagtaatataacaacACAATGTTTTTGGTTTCTGTTAAGCTATTGCCTCTCATCTTTGTGcgtgtgtttctttctctcttgcagtGATGTGTGCATCACTGGGCTCAGGACTGAAAGATAAATGTCTTCCAGGAGTTGAGCGTGAGAACTGCATGGTGATGACATGTACCATGGAAAGACTCCTGCAGCTGTCCCCTCCACTCCTCACAGTGCTGCAGTGTCTTCAAACTTCAGCCCACCTGGTCCAAGGTAACCCCTATATCAGCCCACCTGGTCCAAGGTAACCCCTATATCCATATGATTTAAACTGCTTATTAATCTGGAAATCAACTCCAAATATCCCTAGATCATTCTTCTTCTCTACCTCTTAAACATTCTACAAGACCACATGGTAGTCATCTTGCTTTTCATCCTTCATCAGGTGACAGTAATGCTCGGACTATGAGGTCCCTTCACATAGGAACGCTGAGCAGAGCGGTGGCATCCGTCCGATCCTCTACCTTCTGGGTCATGAGAAAGGCCTACCAGTTCCTTTCCTCCTGGTCCCTCAACAAGTTCCTGCTCGTCACCCTAGGAGACCTCAAGGTGAGGATTCAATCTGATATGCTTCCCAAATGgcttcctatatagtgcactactttgaactagagctctggtctaaagcagtgcactatatagggaatatggtgacatttgggacatatCTTCTATTTCCCTATTGAATGTATGTTGGCCTTGCTTCAGGTGGTCTCCATCTTTCTTCTTGTCTTTAGTGAGAAATCCTATCTTGACATTGAGGGATGCACCTACATAAGTGTGTTCTGTGCTTTAAGGTGCTGAGAGCATCAGTGGTGAGGCTACTGCAGCATGTGGAGGCCCTGAGTGTGAAGGAAAATCATAATCTCAAGCTGCTGGCTGCACAGCTTACTCAGGGTGTCACAGATCTACAGGTGAGGGACAATATAATGGTTGATCTGTCAATTTCTAGACCAATGTTCCACCTGTCATCTCTTATAACCGATTTGAGTTTATTACTCAAATAAACTCAGTTAGTTCTATTATGTCTGCATTGTTGAAGGTATTCTCTGAACTGGTGCTCAGAATCTTCTCCATGGACTGTAAGAGGATGTCTGAGGAGATCTTTTTGCAGACCATGCCCTCAGCAAAGCACTGGAGAGTGAACTATAAAACAGGTAAATTACAGACTGTTGGAACTGAAATATCCTATATTCTAAACATAAGAAACATGTCCACTATTTGAGTTTTTTTCTGTTGTACTTTGTGTATGGAGCCAATGTAATTGATGCttgttttttccttcatcttATTGTATCTGTAGAGTTCCCCAGCAGCCCTAGTGATTACGCTGCTACTGCAGCTCAGAGTGTAATAGGACAGGTACTGGAGGGGGTGCAGGCCCTGCCTGAGGAGGCTCGGATCCCCGCCCTGACAGaggccatgacagcctttatggAGGCCTGGATGGAGCACATCCTCAAGCAGAAGATCAAGTTCAGGTATGTGTACAGTATTCCCTGATTTTAGATTAGCAAATACAACCGTGCTGaataccatagaaatacaattactAGAATGGGCATAGAATCTCTGACTTGGGAGCGCATACTAGTGATTCTATTTCTGTGATTATACTGATTATCATTACTGTTATCTCCTAACATGGCACTAGTAAGGGGAGTGATAGACTAACCCACTCACCaactgttctgttcctctctctctctctctctctctctctctctctctctgtctctctgtctctgtagtaTCCAGGGGGCTCTACAGCTGAAGCAAGACTTTGACCTGATCCGGAACCTGATACGCTCGGAGGAATACAGCCTGTCAGAGGAGATCCACCAGAGGCTGCTCTCCCTCCGGGTCTTCCACCAGGTGGACAACGCCATCGTGTGCCTGCTGCAGCAGCCCATGGCCAAGCCCTACATGCCTTCGCGGGGCTGGGAGCCCTTCAGACGCTGCTGTAAGTGTCCACCGGGGGGGGTGCCTTCATCATTGATAACATGATTTTTAGTTGAATCCCACTAAAGTGGAATTATAAAAGTAATCCACACAGGCAAGTCAGACGTACCGCAACACTTTATAGCAATGTATTTGGCCTGTTTCTCCTGTTGACAATCTTGTGATTTCTACCCGTCAGGTCCAAGTAGTGCCAATATGGTGGACCAATCGTCTAGCAGTCTGAATAACTTTGAGAGCATGGACCTCCAGTCTGCATGTCAACAGGCCCTGGCCCAGGCAGAGGGCTCTATGAGCCCTGAGCTGCTGGCCTCCACCCCGCAGGAGTCCTACCTGGCCGTGGCACAGCAAGAGTGGCTGGACCTGCGCATACACAATGGAAACCGCAGGAAGCTCCCTGGGCTGCAGTGCCTGACAAGGTCAGAGCCCTAACCCTCAGGTATTCTATCTAGAAACTCATTCCTCCTCCAGACCAGACACTGGAAATGAACAGCCTTTTGGCCTAAAGGCTGTCCTACAAGGCTGCTCATCTGGAAGACATTTTGCTCTTTGAATTAATAAATGTGTCAATGCGCTAGGGCCAGACAGCAAAATGATGGATGGTTAGAGTTTAGTTTACTAGGTTAGGAAGTTACTAGGAACATTTGGATGTTACATTTCCTAGGACTTCATCTGAACAAATCAAAGTCATGTCAATAGACTAGTATTGATGAAGTTATTTATGTTATCATTAGCTACAAAAGGTACAAAGCAATAACATTActgaaaagttattttgtttcttttCAAAACAAAATTTCAAATATTGTGTGTATCCATGACATGTGCATATACTTTAACATATTTTTCTAAATCCGTGCTAATGAAGTAATGGAAAGTAAAGATTTGTTTTTCATCTCTGGCTCCTGAGGGGTTTGTTTTGTCTACTTTTTAATCGCAATCAGGTCATAAAATAGATGATCATGGTTGATCTATAGATAGTAAAACGTCTCATAGTAAGATTACAGAATTATCGACATAATACATTGATGATGATACATTACAATATAGCAACTTCAAGAAGTGCATTTGATGcaaaaaacatttacagttgatgaGTTGAAGTAGTGAGAACCTGGACTACCTGGCACCCATGACTAGAATTACAATCAGGGCGACAAGGAGACCACAGGCTAAGATGGTGGCCAAGACTGCCCACACAAAGCTGGATTTGGATTGGTCACACAGGGAGCTCCTCATGGCCTGTCTGGCCCTGCGTGCCCGTGAGCGGTCCTGGGGTGGGTACCTGGCCATGTTAATGCATTCCATGCCCAAGGACTTGATCAGGCACGCCCGGTGGTGGCTGAGCTGGTCGAAGGTGTGTTTCCCGTGGTACCTGCCCATTCCACTTTGACCTGTAGGGGGTCAGAGTTCAGGGAGCAGCAAGTGAGGTCATTATAAGATAGGATATTAGACTAGGAAAATTCACCAATGTGCTGGCCAAAACGATTAAAATACTTGTTGGTTATCGGTCTTACCTACGCCGCCAAAAGGAAGGGAGTTGAGCACGTAGTGCATTATGACATCATTGACTACCACCCCGCCGCTGCTGGTTTCAGCAATCATTCGCTTTATCACCTCATTGGCAAAAAGAGAAACAAGAATAGTATAGTCTGCGTGATCCTCCACACTCTCCTAATATGGAGTCCTATTGTTTCAACGGTAGTAGCTTACCTTCTTGTCAGAGGAAAAAACATACAGCGCTAAGGGCTTCTCTTTCCCATTGATGAAGCGAATTGCATCACCCACATCAGCAACAGTCACTATGGGCAACAGAGGTCCGAAGATCTCCTCCTGCATAAGTCTGGTGTGAGGAGATACGTCCGTTACCACTGTGGGAGCTGGAGGAGCAGATGGGGGGAAAGGTCATTGTTATTGACAGACACACAGGAAGGTCACAGGGACGGTACAGTCAGTTACATCGGCACATCACAGCACTGACAAAAGTTCATCCCAGAATTGATTCAATATGGATTTGTATACCCATTGCATAAATAAAGAAGCTTGGCAAGAGTCCAGCCAATCATCTCCCCCATAAGGCTCCTCCCTACCAATATAACACTGTGATGGGTCGCTCTCTCCACCTAGTGTCACACTGCACCCCTCCAGCAGACCCATCAGTCGGCTAAAGTGGCGCAGGTTGATGATGCGACCGTAGTCTGGGGAAGATTTGGGGTCCGGGCCGTAGAACTCCTGGAATTAACAAAAGACAAGGATTAGATGCTCTCTAAAACGAGGATTAGATGCTGTCTAAAACGAGGATGCTGTCTTAAACGAGGATTAAATGCTGTCTAAAACATGGATTAGATGCTGTCTAAACGAGGAATTCAATGCTGTCTAAAACGAGGATGCTGTCTTAAACGAGGATTAAATGCTGTCTAAAACATGGATTAGATGCTGTCTAAAACGAGGATTAGATGCGGTCTAAAACGAGGATGCTGTCTAAAATGAGGATTAAATGCTGTCTAAAAGATGGATTAGATGCTGTCTAAAACGAGGATTAGATGCTGTCTAAAACAAGGATTAGATGTTGTCTAAAACGAGGATGCTGTCTAAAATGAGGATTAAATGCTGTCTAAAAGATGGATTAGATGCTGTCTAAAACAAGGATTAGATGCTGTCTAAAAATGAGGATTAGATGCTGTCTAAAACGAAGATGCTGTCTAAAACCATACGCACAGTGTAATAGACAGATATAGAACCCTGATATATTGTCCATGGTAATAGACTACTCTGCTGGGTGAAGACAGATCTGGAACAGACCTGTAGTGTATTCCGGATGCCCTCCACCACTTTGTTCTGAATGCTGGGCTCACACAGGATGTAGTCAGGGGCGATGCACGTCTGCCCAACGTTGAAAAACTTTCCCCATGTGATTCGGCTataaaaacaaacacatgacgTATCAAGACATGTCTATATGAGCCATGTGACTATGGATAAAATGGGTTGCTGAGCAGCGGTGCAAACTAGCAAATGGCTGTTACCGGCAGGCCACGATGAGGTCACAGTCCTTGTCGATGTAACAGGGGCTCTTGCCCCCCAGCTCCAGGGTGACAGGGGTCAGGTGTTTGGCCGCGGCCTCCATCACCACTTTCCCCACTGTGCTGTTCCCAGTGTAGAAGATGTGGTCGAAACGCTGCCTCAGTAACTCCTGGGTCTCTGGAACTCCACCTGTCACCACAGGATATAACTCCTGACAGGGAAAATAACCCAACATTAAAGTGATAGTTTACCCCAAAACCACAaatttagaatttttttattaCTGATACAAGGTTAGCAAAATGTAAGACCTTGTCCAGATATTGAGGGAGCAGTGCTTTGAGGAGACTGGCTGAGTGCTCACTCAACTCAGAGGGTTTCACCACTGCTGCATTCCCTGTAGAGGAAGAATGAACAGTGTGTGAGAGGGTTGCTGAGAGAAAGTTAGAAAACTAAATATGCATCCATTACAGGATCAATGAGTTGGCCAGGTAACTTGACTAAATATTGGTATATAACCTTTTATTTTTGaagataagcttgaaatggaCATGGTCTagttgactcaacaaccaaaaacacatctcTAAGTTTGAGCCATCAAATAAGTGGTTATATCTGGTTGTTTATCAACGTTAggtggctaactcattgatcctgctttgtagtatacccctctgctCCCCTTGTAGTGGGAACATTTGAAGGAATTTAATTCAACTAGGGCCTGGGGTATATACCAGCTGCGATGGCCCCGATCAGGGGCTGCAGAGTGAGGGCCCAGGGGTAGTTCCATGCCCCGATGATGAGCACCACTCCCAGGGGTTCAGGCAGGATGTACACCTGGTCTGTTAAGGTCATGATGTTCTTCTCCACATGGCGAGGGGCAGCCCACTGAGACAGCTTCCCCACCGCCAGGCTGATCTCATTCTCCAGGCCAATCAGCTCAGAGAGGGCTGTGTCATACTGGCTCTGTAAAACGACAGGGCAGTGATGTCTGTCTGTATCGAGGCTATATGGATCGTTATTATTCACTTATCAACACACTCTGTGCCTAAACATGCTGGATTAGTCATTAAAATGAAGTAGGTGGTTGGACTTTACTAATATGGTAAGGGgtatctccctcttttctccctcaaAGTTATGAAAACTCAGACATTCACTTTGTTACTTTTATGATTTGTGAATCATCTATTTAGGTCGTATAAATGCATTACGATTTACGAAGGCTTTATTACGTCTAAAAAGCTtggtgtatatgtacagtatatcacaaaagtgagtacacccctcacatttttgtatatatttgagtatatcttttcatgtgacaacactgaagaaatgacactttgctacaatgtaaagtagtgagtgtacagcttgttgaacagtgtaaatttgctgtcccctcaaaataactcaacacacagccattaatgtctaaaccgctggcaacaaaagtgagtacacccctaagtgaaaatgtccaaattgggcccaattagtcattttccctccccggtgtcatgtgactcgttagtgttacaaggtctcaggtgtgaatggggagcaggtgtgttaaatttggtgtcatcgctctcacactccctcatactgactggtcactggaagttcaacatggcacctcatggcaaagaactctctgaggatctgaaaaaaagaattgttgctctacataaagatggcctgggctataagaagattgccaagatcctgaaactgagctgcagcacggtggccaagaccatacagcggWTTAACTGGACaagttccactcagaacaggcctcgccatggtcgaccaaagaagttgagtgtacgtgctcagcgtcatatccagaggttgtctttgggaaatagacgtatgagtgctgccagcattgctgcagaggttgaaggggtggggggtcagcctgtcagtgctcagaccatacatcaaattggtctgcatggctgtcgtcccagaaggaagcctcttctaaagatgatgcacaagaaagcccgcaaacagtttgctgaagagaagcagactaaggacatggattactggaaccatgtcctgtggtctgatgagaccaatataaacttatttggttcagatggtgtcaagcgtgtgtggcagcaaccaggtgaggagtacaaagacaagtgtgtcttgcctacagtcaagcatggtggtgggagtgtcatggtctggggctgcatgagtgctgccggcactggggagctacagttcattgagggaaccatgaatgccaacatgttatacatgacatactgaagcagagcatgatcccctcccttcgcagactgggccgcagggcagtattccaacatgataacgaccccaaacacacctccaagacgaccactgccttgctaaagaagctgagggtaaaggtgatggacaggccaagcatgtctccagacataaaccctattgagcatctgtggggcatcctcaaacggaaggtggaggagtgcaaggtctctaacatccaccagctccgtgatgtcgtcatggaggagtggaagaggactccagtggcaacctgtgaagctctggtgaactccatgcccaagagggttaaggcagtgctggaaaatgatggtggccacacaaaatattgacactttgggcccaatttggacattttcacttaggggtgtacgcacctttgttgccagcggtttagacattaatggctgtgtgttgagttattttgaggggacagcaaatttacactgttatacaagctgtacacaaactactttacattgtagcaaagtgtcatttcttcagtgttgtcacatgaaaagatatactcaaatatttacaaaaatgtgaggggtgtactcacttttgtgatatactgtatatgctctTTGTTGATACatttgagtgtacaaaacattaagaatacctgctctttccatgacatagactgaccaggtgaatccaggtgaaagctatgatcccttattgatgtcacttgttaaattcacttcaatcagtgtataggaaatggagacaggttaaataaggatttttaagccttgagacaattgagacatgggttgtatATGTTTGCCATTCCGAGGGTGAATGTGCAAAACAAAATGATTAAGTGCCATTGaacgtatggtagtaggtgccaggcgcaccgttttGATTCAAGAACTgtttttttcacactcaacagtttcccgtgtgtatcaagaatggtccaccacccaaaggacattgaGTCAATTTggcacaactgtaggaagcattggagtcaacatgggccagcatccatgtggaatgctttcgacaccttgcaactcaatgttaggaaggtgtttttaatgttttgtacactcagtgtatgtctattTATCAACAAAGAATGATTCAATGACTTCCAAACTCTCACCCTGTTGAGGTCCTGCTTGAGCGCTATGGCAATCTCTCCTTGTCTTTCTGTGATCAGCCTCTGAAGGGACTTTAACTGTTGAACTCTGAACTTCAGGGGTTGGGACCTCCCTGTGAGAAAAGCGTCCCTGGCAACGTCCACAGTCTGCTTCTCCATGTGTACGTCTATCTATCACAAACAGACACCTGTAGCCTGCAACCATAATCACAATGAGACAGACGCTAAAATATGCACACCTACAGCAGTAGACCTAATCCTTTTGGTTTGAAAATGTACTAAAATATACTACATTTACTGTGATATGCCTGACCAACTAATAAAATCCAACTTTATTAAAAGTGCATTTCAACATCATAATAATGCTATTTGTCTGATAGGCAGAGGATTGAAAATTGAGAATAACATAGGGTAAAGTGCAATACTTACATGTGAATGAAAGCAGTAGCCTACACAAATCTTAATGTTGCCTGTTGTGTTGTCATCAACACCCATAAATATAGAGATGGTCTGTAAAAAAAGATTAAATCCCAAATCTATTCACTGTTCGATGAGTACTACAAGGGTTGCTGCATATCTATTGAGAGGAAGTTGTTATATAGGCTACCCAGGGTCATATAAAATCATGACCTAGTTGTAGTGAAtattaaatctaattttattagtcacatgcgccgaatacaacaggtgtagatcttacagtaaaatgtttacttacgagcccctaaccaacaatgccgttgaAAAAAAATagggataagaaataaaagtaacaagtaattaaagagcagcagtaaaataacaatagcgagactatatacaggtgggtacctttacagagtcaatgtgcgggggcaccggttagttgaggtaatatgtgagTCACAAAAGAGCAGGCCTCTACTAAAGCCTCGGGCTCACCGGACACTGACTCTGATCCACCCGACCTAGCCATGGTAATGGCGGCGATCATTAAGTCTGAACAGACTTTGCTGGCTAAGGTGGAGTCACTATCCACTGACCTATCCGCACAAATAGCCATTCTCACCACCGAGGTCAACACAAAGATCGAGTCCGTTAAAGACGACTTGGCAAAACATGACACCCGTCTAAATAGCTTGGAAGGCGGTGCAAATACTTACTTCGACAAAGTGGTGACACAGGTAGAGCAAATCACCCGGACTGGCTGCCTTAAGCAATCTTTGGGAGGTCCAACTGATTCCGTTGCA encodes:
- the ccdc142 gene encoding uncharacterized protein ccdc142 isoform X2 produces the protein MAQILCTHQETQNGTALEIEGQGGLDKAGETSLVNENPEPFSSEDEQKRLIALSDDDFLSKDKLDASWSQSCPFTKSLQKAEALLRTRFNPSLRWLLRQKSDDMWEFENRDTFVACQNLTSQSSSRLQRLDQGMLGLSPQCQVLRGPRTGQLQSCVRGLTTEGSFYHHPPAATLSQHYGQLQYLLEQRAQLLFLHEYARRTRVTTVYVDKLTSLLERELGLLMDRSRVLERPNSAWSFGMGGLCQELRIHVSHWDALCAKAQSDVWLRTVLFQRTETLAVMRRTLRVLGLQALVLMERCIYTALSALASAQLARVPRDALEDLLAGAEVFNQVLEEQRFQHRGSRWRTQTLQLSDWPGLSSRQPTRRGSLPAPFPVVELMRILAEHRGQIAAEQLYQWASQQSFLHSQALHTGAPAPTWEKLKLLFPLLSALHPSEPSPDGLTLENLPGPSSDESRLGKPCPCSFDLPFTAFIRQDRKSLEILFQALVSSTDLLAPHIPNRPRPEWTNTPEHSPRCCEGESSPTDEARQEIKRPKSVQSGACVELFGHYRTMLWREFGKAVIQRFHQPPKRDPLGSVNQWNDQMVFQLVMWLNHGCRGELIPEECRGVVDDFSLQLLSNTAFRHWDEVMCASLGSGLKDKCLPGVERENCMVMTCTMERLLQLSPPLLTVLQCLQTSAHLVQGDSNARTMRSLHIGTLSRAVASVRSSTFWVMRKAYQFLSSWSLNKFLLVTLGDLKVLRASVVRLLQHVEALSVKENHNLKLLAAQLTQGVTDLQVFSELVLRIFSMDCKRMSEEIFLQTMPSAKHWRVNYKTEFPSSPSDYAATAAQSVIGQVLEGVQALPEEARIPALTEAMTAFMEAWMEHILKQKIKFSIQGALQLKQDFDLIRNLIRSEEYSLSEEIHQRLLSLRVFHQVDNAIVCLLQQPMAKPYMPSRGWEPFRRCCPSSANMVDQSSSSLNNFESMDLQSACQQALAQAEGSMSPELLASTPQESYLAVAQQEWLDLRIHNGNRRKLPGLQCLTRSEP
- the ccdc142 gene encoding uncharacterized protein ccdc142 isoform X1, which encodes MAQILCTHQETQNGTALEIEGQGGLDKAGETSLVNENPEPFSSEDEQKRLIALSDDDFLSKDKLDASWSQSCPFTKSLQKAEALLRTRFNPSLRWLLRQKSDDMWEFENRDTFVACQNLTSQSSSRLQRLDQGMLGLSPQCQVLRGPRTGQLQSCVRGLTTEGSFYHHPPAATLSQHYGQLQYLLEQRAQLLFLHEYARRTRVTTVYVDKLTSLLERELGLLMDRSRVLERPNSAWSFGMGGLCQELRIHVSHWDALCAKAQSDVWLRTVLFQRTETLAVMRRTLRVLGLQALVLMERCIYTALSALASAQLARVPRDALEDLLAGAEVFNQVLEEQRFQHRGSRWRTQTLQLSDWPGLSSRQPTRRGSLPAPFPVVELMRILAEHRGQIAAEQLYQWASQQSFLHSQALHTGAPAPTWEKLKLLFPLLSALHPSEPSPDGLTLENLPGPSSDESRLGKPCPCSFDLPFTAFIRQDRKSLEILFQALVSSTDLLAPHIPNRPRPEWTNTPEHSPRCCEGESSPTDEARQEIKRPKSVQSGACVELFGHYRTMLWREFGKAVIQRFHQPPKRDPLGSVNQWNDQMVFQLVMWLNHGCRGVECLAELIPEECRGVVDDFSLQLLSNTAFRHWDEVMCASLGSGLKDKCLPGVERENCMVMTCTMERLLQLSPPLLTVLQCLQTSAHLVQGDSNARTMRSLHIGTLSRAVASVRSSTFWVMRKAYQFLSSWSLNKFLLVTLGDLKVLRASVVRLLQHVEALSVKENHNLKLLAAQLTQGVTDLQVFSELVLRIFSMDCKRMSEEIFLQTMPSAKHWRVNYKTEFPSSPSDYAATAAQSVIGQVLEGVQALPEEARIPALTEAMTAFMEAWMEHILKQKIKFSIQGALQLKQDFDLIRNLIRSEEYSLSEEIHQRLLSLRVFHQVDNAIVCLLQQPMAKPYMPSRGWEPFRRCCPSSANMVDQSSSSLNNFESMDLQSACQQALAQAEGSMSPELLASTPQESYLAVAQQEWLDLRIHNGNRRKLPGLQCLTRSEP